AAGAATATTAAGTGCAAGATCAACCTTATTCCTTTTAACCCGTTCCCAGAGTCAGGCCTTAAGCGCTCACCAGCCCAAAGAGTACATGCCTTTGCTAGCATCCTATTAGATGCGGGCATGGTGGCAACAGTGCGCAAGACCCGTGGCGATGATATTGCCGCTGCCTGTGGTCAGCTTGCCGGTGATGTTGTAGATCGCACCCGAGTGCGTGAACGTGCGGTGCACGATGCAGAAATTATCACAGAGATACAAGAGCAGCCAATCGAGTGGCTGAAAAAATTAAATTAACCATTAGATCCCAATCAATAGATCACAATGCGCTCTCATCATTCATTGCCACCATTACCGCTAGGTCCATCTCCTAAGCGTGTAACGCGTCAAGCAAATGTTGCTTGGAAAACCAACATCATTACTGTGGGTGGTGATGCGCCAGTGCGGGTACAGTCAATGACGAATACTGATACTGCAGATGCAGTAGGGACGGCGATTCAAGTAAAAGAGTTAGCGCGTGCTGGTTCAGAGATGGTGCGCATTACTGTGAATACGCCTGAAGCTGCGGCAGCCGTTCCCTATATTCGAGAGCAGTTGGATAAGATGGATGTGTTGGTGCCATTGATTGGCGACTTCCATTACAACGGCCATACTTTATTAAATGATTTTCCTGATTGCGCCAAAGCACTCTCCAAGTACCGTATTAATCCAGGCAATGTGGGTAAAGGCGCTAAGCGTGATCCACAGTTTGCGCAAATGATTGAAGCAGCCTGTAAATACGATAAGCCAATACGCATTGGTGTGAATTGGGGAAGCTTAGATCAAGATCTCTTGGCATCTATTATGGATAGCAATGCTGCTTTAGAGGCTCCAAAAACTGCTCAAGAAGTGATGATTGAGGCTCTGATTCAATCTGCACTGCAATCTGCAGAAAAAGCAGTTGAGTTGGGTATGAATCCCGATCAAATTTTACTTTCTTGTAAAGTCAGCAATGTGCAGGACTTAGTAGCTGTCTATCGCGATCTCTCGCGCCGCTCTGACTATCCGCTGCACTTAGGATTAACTGAGGCGGGTATGGGTAGCAAAGGCATTGTGTCTTCAACTGCGGCAATGGGTATTTTGTTGCAAGAAGGCATTGGCGACACGATTCGAGTTTCTTTAACTCCTGATCCAGGTGCACCGCGTGAGAACGAGGTCATTGTTGCCCAAGAAATTTTGCAAACGATGGGTCTGCGTAACTTTACGCCCATGGTGATTGCATGCCCTGGATGCGGCAGAACAACTAGTACCACCTTCCAAGAATTAGCGGCCAATATTCAATCCTATTTGCGTCAACAAATGCCGGTGTGGAAGAAAACCCATCCCGGTGTAGAGAATATGAATGTAGCGGTGATGGGTTGTATTGTGAATGGCCCAGGCGAGAGTAAGCACGCTAATATTGGTATTTCACTACCAGGAACAGGCGAAACTCCAGCTGCACCAGTGTTTGTGGATGGCGTTAAGGTGAAAACTCTGCGAGGTGAGAAAATCGCTGAAGAGTTTCAGGTCATCGTAGATGAGTACGTTAAACAGAATTACGCAACAAAAGCGTAACAGAGCCAAATTCGTAGAACAAGAATAAAAATGACTGATCAGAACAAAGACCAAAAAGCAGAAGCTAAAGTCCAGAAGACTCAAAAGATCAACGGCGTACGCGGTATGAATGATTTGCTGCCAGCTGATGCTGCGCAATGGGCCCACCTTGAGCATGTTCTGCGTGATTTAACCCGTGCTTATGGTTATGAGTTTTTGCGCACACCAATTGTGGAAGCAACTGCAGTGTTTCAGCGCGGTATTGGCGAGGTGACCGATATTGTTGAAAAAGAAATGTATTCCTTTGAGGATCGTTTAAATGGCGAGCAACTTACTTTGCGTCCTGAAGGTACTGCTGCATTAGTGCGTTCTGTTATTGAAAACAATTTACTGTACGAGGGACCTAAGCGTCTTTGGTACACCGGACCTATGTTCCGTCATGAGCGTCCACAGCGCGGCCGTTATCGCCAGTTCCACCAGTTTGGTATCGAGGCATTAGGCTTCGCTGGCCCTGATATTGATGCAGAGATTATTCTCATGGGTCAACGCCTTTGGGACGAGTTGGGATTAAAAGGCGTGCGCCTGGAGATCAATTCTTTAGGGCAGGCCAATGAGCGTGCTGAGCATCGTGCTGCCTTGGTAATGTACTTTGAGAAAAATATATCGCAACTTGATGAAGACTCACAACGACGCCTCATCAGCAATCCTTTGCGTATTTTGGATTCTAAAAATCCAGAGATGCAGGCATTGATTGAAGATGCTCCAAAGTTATTGGATTTCTTGGGTGAAGAATCTCTTGCGCACTTTAATGCAGTGCAGGCTTTGATCAAAGCCAATAACATCCCTTGCAAAATTAATCCTCGCCTGGTGCGCGGTTTAGATTATTACAACCTCACCGTTTTCGAGTGGGTGACTGATGAGTTGGGCGCACAGGGCACCATTGCTGGCGGTGGCCGCTATGATCCGTTAATTGAACGTATGGGCGGCAAGGCTGCACCAGCTTGTGGTTGGGCTATGGGGATGGAGCGTGTTCTAGAGCTTATGAAAGTTTCTGGCTCGCTTCCAGAGGCGCAGTCCCAATGCGATATCTTTGTATTGCATCAAGGCGGTGAGACTTTGACTGCTGCCATGATTATTGCTGAGCGTTTACGTAGCGCCGGCATCGATACGATTCTTTTCTGCCCTCCTGATGGTCAATCCGCCAGCTTTAAGTCCCAAATGAAGAAGGCTGACAGCAGTGGAGCTGCTTTTGCAGTCATTATTGGCCCAGATGAATTGGCCAAGAATGAGGCTCAGATCAAAGACTTACGTTCTAGCGGCGAGCAAAAGGCCGTTCCTTTGGAAGGGGTGCTGGAGGCTGTAATTGATGTCTTGGTGGGCAGCTCCGAATAGAATGAGTCTATTCATTACATTTAATAGCAATAAAACCCTTATTAATTAGCTTGGATTCACATGCCTTTAGATCTAGAAGAACAAGAACAGTTAGACCAACTTAAAGCGTTTTGGCAAAAGTATCGTAATTTAATTACGGGAGTGTTGACGGCTGTCTTGTTTGCCTATGCTGCATATAGTGGTTATGGGTGGTGGCGTAATACTCAAGCTTTGGAAGCCTCTAAACTCTATGAAACGATGGTCAGCGCTGTTGCTAAAGGTGACAAAGAGCTGACCTTGCGTGCTGCGGATGATTTAGAAAAAGATTTTGCTCGTACACCTTATGCAGCGATGTCTAGTTTAATTGCTGCGCGTATTGCGTCGGATGCTGGTGATAGTGCCAAGGCGCTGGACTATTTGCGTTGGACTGCTAAAAATGCTTCCAATGATGGTTATTTGGCTTTAGCAAAATTACGCTTGGTGACTCAGTTAATTGAGCAGGGTGGTGAAAAAGATTTTGCTGAGGCTGATCAAGTTCTTAAAGAAACACCGATTGCTGGCTTTGAAGCTTTGTGGTTAGAACGTCGTGGCGACTGGTATTTAGCGCAAAAGAAAAATGCTGAAGCTAAAAAAAGCTATGAAGATGCCTGGAAAAAAATAGACGAAGTTAAAGAATTCCCTGAAGAGGCGCGTCGCCTCTTGAAGGTGAAGCTGGATGCAGTTGGAGGAGTGGCACAGTGATGACAGTAAAAATCGATGCAATACAACGCTTAGCAAGGGTTGCTAGTACTACTATTTTATTGAGTGTGGTGACTACAGCACTGCTTGGATGTTCTGGTAGTTCTCGTGTTCGCAAACCTTCCGAGTTGGCAACAGTCACCAATCAGTTTGATATGCAACAGGTGTGGTCTACCAGTGTTGGCTCTTCTGAAGGCTTTAACTTTCATCCGGTAGTCGCAGGTGACGCCGTATATGCAGCTTCACAACGCGGTAATTTGGCAAAGATTGATTTGGCCACTGGCAATAAAGTTTGGGAGGCATCCGTTCCGGAGCGCTTATCTATTGGGCCTGGATCTGACGGCCGCACTACGGTTGCTGTGAGTACTCGCGGTACTGTCTATGCCTATGACGACACTGGTAAGCAGATCTGGAAAGTCAGTGTTAGTAGCGAGGTTTTGAGTGAGCCAATTGTTGCTGGTGGCATTGTGGTTGTGCGAGCGCTTGACAATCGTTTTATTGGTTTGGATGCACAAACAGGTGCCCGCAAGTGGACTTATCAGCGCCAACAGTCTGCCTTGTCATTGCGCGTTGGTTACGGCATGCTGGCTATCGGCAATGAAGTCATTGTGACTGGCTTTGCAGGTGGACGTTTTGGGATGATTGCCATTGCCAATGGTGGTTTGGTTTGGGAAACCCCAGTGTCATTCCCTAAAGGCTTTTCAGAAATTGAGCGCTTAAATGATGTGACTGCTAAACCTAGCATGGAAGGCGAGATCATTTGCGCAGTTTCATACCAAGGCCGCATTGGCTGCGGACAAGCTCGTACTGGAAATCTCTTATGGTTTAAGGATTACTCAAGCTATACGGGTACTGCGCAAAGCGCAGAATTGGTTTTCTCAGCCAATGAAAAATCCTATGTAACCGCATTTGCCACCAAAGACGGTACGCAGGTTTGGGAAAACACCCAACTCACATACCGAGATTTAGGTGAGTCCCTAGCCGTTGGCAGAGTGTTGCTCATGGGTGATGCTCAAGGCTATGTTCATGCACTCTCACAGGCGAATGGCGAGATGATCGCGCGTATTCGTCACGATAGTAATCCAATCACCGCTGCTCCAATTGCAGTAGGCGGGCTCATCCTGATTCAATCTCAGGGTGGAAAAATTGCGGCGTACAGTCCCAAATGAACCCAGTCATCACTATCGTCGGCCGCCCCAATGTTGGGAAGTCGACACTCTTTAATCGTTTGACCCGTTCACGCGATGCCTTGGTAGCAGATTTTTCTGGTTTAACAAGAGATCGTCACTACGGCAAAGGTCGTATTGGTGAGCGCGCGTTTATTTGCGTAGACACTGGTGGCTTTGAGCCCGTTGCTAAAACCGGCATCGTTGCTGAGATGGCTAAACAGACCAAGCAAGCTGTAGCTGAGTCTGACATTGTGATTTTCTTGGTGGATGGTCGCCTGGGTATGGCGCCACAAGATCGGGTCATTGCTGATTTCTTGCGTAAGACGGGTCGGCCAATTATTTTGGCGGTGAATAAAACAGAAGGCATGCAAGCAGGCGTTGTTACTGCTGACTTTCATGAACTCGGTTTAGGTGAACCGTTCCCCATCTCTTCAGCACATGGCGACGGCGTTCGTGGACTGATTGATGACGCCTTGGATTCCCTCGGTATTGCAGAGCCCGACGAAGATGAATTGGCAGGTGATCCAAATCGCCCAATGAAGATTGCGGTAGTGGGTCGTCCAAATGTTGGGAAGTCGACCTTAATCAATAAGCTCATTGGTGAGGAGCGGGTCATTGCGTTTGACATGCCTGGTACTACCCGTGATGCGATTGAGGTTCCTTTTGAGCGTAATGGCAAACCGTATATCTTGGTTGATACGGCGGGATTGCGTCGTCGTGGCAAAGTATTTGAGGCAATTGAGAAGTTCTCAGTTGTTAAAACATTGCAAGCAATTGCGGACTGCAATGTGGTGATCTTGATGCTTGATGCGCAACAAGACATCTCTGAGCAAGATGCACATATTGCGGGATTTATTGTTGAAGCTGGACGTGCATTAGTGGTTGCGGTGAATAAGTGGGACGGACTTGATTCTTACGTTAAAGAACGTGCTCGTTTAGAGATTGCCCAAAAATTGCGCTTCTTGGATTTTGCAAACGTACATCCGATCTCTGCGAAAAAAGGTACAGGCTTAAAAGAGTTGTTTAAGGATGTAGACGCCGCCTATGCAGCTGCGATGGCGAAGTTGCCAACGCCACGCCTGACTCGTATTTTGCAAGAAGCCATTGAGCATCAACAGCCAAAACGCGTGGGTATGGGTCGTCCAAAATTACGCTATGCACACCAAGGGGGCATGAATCCCCCAATCGTGGTGATTCATGGAACATCATTGAGCGGTGTAACGGATAGCTATAAGCGATACTTGGAAGGGCGCTTTAGGGATGTATTCAAATTACGTGGAACACCTTTAAGAATCCAGATGAATACTGCTAAGAATCCTTATGTGGACGAAGATAAGGGTAAAAAAGGTAAAAAGCGGTGATTTTGGGCTTGATTTTTTTATAATTGAGCTCAATATAGAAGGTTCAGTAGCAGTAATTTATAAAAGCTTTTATTAAAAAAGCAAGACTCCCTAATTACAAAACCAATAAGGAGCAGTATGAATAACAACAAAATCCAATTACTTCAGGATCCTTTTCTGAATGCTTTGCGCAAAGAGCATATTCCTGTTTCGATCTATCTCGTCAATGGCATTAAGTTGCAAGGCAATATTGAATCTTTCGATCAATACGTTGTGTTGCTGCGCAACACGGTGACGCAGATGGTTTACAAACACGCAATCTCTACGATCGTTCCAGCTCGTGCGATTGATTTCCGCATAGAAGAAGCTAGCCCTGTATAAAACTGGAGTAGATGCGGCCC
Above is a genomic segment from Polynucleobacter sp. MG-5-Ahmo-C2 containing:
- the ispG gene encoding flavodoxin-dependent (E)-4-hydroxy-3-methylbut-2-enyl-diphosphate synthase; protein product: MRSHHSLPPLPLGPSPKRVTRQANVAWKTNIITVGGDAPVRVQSMTNTDTADAVGTAIQVKELARAGSEMVRITVNTPEAAAAVPYIREQLDKMDVLVPLIGDFHYNGHTLLNDFPDCAKALSKYRINPGNVGKGAKRDPQFAQMIEAACKYDKPIRIGVNWGSLDQDLLASIMDSNAALEAPKTAQEVMIEALIQSALQSAEKAVELGMNPDQILLSCKVSNVQDLVAVYRDLSRRSDYPLHLGLTEAGMGSKGIVSSTAAMGILLQEGIGDTIRVSLTPDPGAPRENEVIVAQEILQTMGLRNFTPMVIACPGCGRTTSTTFQELAANIQSYLRQQMPVWKKTHPGVENMNVAVMGCIVNGPGESKHANIGISLPGTGETPAAPVFVDGVKVKTLRGEKIAEEFQVIVDEYVKQNYATKA
- the hisS gene encoding histidine--tRNA ligase is translated as MTDQNKDQKAEAKVQKTQKINGVRGMNDLLPADAAQWAHLEHVLRDLTRAYGYEFLRTPIVEATAVFQRGIGEVTDIVEKEMYSFEDRLNGEQLTLRPEGTAALVRSVIENNLLYEGPKRLWYTGPMFRHERPQRGRYRQFHQFGIEALGFAGPDIDAEIILMGQRLWDELGLKGVRLEINSLGQANERAEHRAALVMYFEKNISQLDEDSQRRLISNPLRILDSKNPEMQALIEDAPKLLDFLGEESLAHFNAVQALIKANNIPCKINPRLVRGLDYYNLTVFEWVTDELGAQGTIAGGGRYDPLIERMGGKAAPACGWAMGMERVLELMKVSGSLPEAQSQCDIFVLHQGGETLTAAMIIAERLRSAGIDTILFCPPDGQSASFKSQMKKADSSGAAFAVIIGPDELAKNEAQIKDLRSSGEQKAVPLEGVLEAVIDVLVGSSE
- a CDS encoding tetratricopeptide repeat protein, with the protein product MPLDLEEQEQLDQLKAFWQKYRNLITGVLTAVLFAYAAYSGYGWWRNTQALEASKLYETMVSAVAKGDKELTLRAADDLEKDFARTPYAAMSSLIAARIASDAGDSAKALDYLRWTAKNASNDGYLALAKLRLVTQLIEQGGEKDFAEADQVLKETPIAGFEALWLERRGDWYLAQKKNAEAKKSYEDAWKKIDEVKEFPEEARRLLKVKLDAVGGVAQ
- the bamB gene encoding outer membrane protein assembly factor BamB; translated protein: MTVKIDAIQRLARVASTTILLSVVTTALLGCSGSSRVRKPSELATVTNQFDMQQVWSTSVGSSEGFNFHPVVAGDAVYAASQRGNLAKIDLATGNKVWEASVPERLSIGPGSDGRTTVAVSTRGTVYAYDDTGKQIWKVSVSSEVLSEPIVAGGIVVVRALDNRFIGLDAQTGARKWTYQRQQSALSLRVGYGMLAIGNEVIVTGFAGGRFGMIAIANGGLVWETPVSFPKGFSEIERLNDVTAKPSMEGEIICAVSYQGRIGCGQARTGNLLWFKDYSSYTGTAQSAELVFSANEKSYVTAFATKDGTQVWENTQLTYRDLGESLAVGRVLLMGDAQGYVHALSQANGEMIARIRHDSNPITAAPIAVGGLILIQSQGGKIAAYSPK
- the der gene encoding ribosome biogenesis GTPase Der, whose amino-acid sequence is MNPVITIVGRPNVGKSTLFNRLTRSRDALVADFSGLTRDRHYGKGRIGERAFICVDTGGFEPVAKTGIVAEMAKQTKQAVAESDIVIFLVDGRLGMAPQDRVIADFLRKTGRPIILAVNKTEGMQAGVVTADFHELGLGEPFPISSAHGDGVRGLIDDALDSLGIAEPDEDELAGDPNRPMKIAVVGRPNVGKSTLINKLIGEERVIAFDMPGTTRDAIEVPFERNGKPYILVDTAGLRRRGKVFEAIEKFSVVKTLQAIADCNVVILMLDAQQDISEQDAHIAGFIVEAGRALVVAVNKWDGLDSYVKERARLEIAQKLRFLDFANVHPISAKKGTGLKELFKDVDAAYAAAMAKLPTPRLTRILQEAIEHQQPKRVGMGRPKLRYAHQGGMNPPIVVIHGTSLSGVTDSYKRYLEGRFRDVFKLRGTPLRIQMNTAKNPYVDEDKGKKGKKR
- the hfq gene encoding RNA chaperone Hfq, encoding MNNNKIQLLQDPFLNALRKEHIPVSIYLVNGIKLQGNIESFDQYVVLLRNTVTQMVYKHAISTIVPARAIDFRIEEASPV